A stretch of Flavobacterium sp. N2270 DNA encodes these proteins:
- a CDS encoding phospholipase D-like domain-containing protein, whose translation MSFEVKHTDVLNQGAFISIESQQSIYNFYDYESIYCTHKEDKRLKNEIIEIIDSAETVLKICSFIITDDEIFEVLIDKATSTDVVIFILTQFDAKKMTSRSDNLDFITEEEIAEKPEVKHLSNIKKLYDVGVHVRASESAHAKFIISDRDKGFITSANLTTPSLNENMESGVYMDEESSQELDKLFDIIYQKGTNYTKFLDSSSSNKMFVISSDVDDTFENLPAPEDSNLRYTFTESHTNLLEQIIKCIDEANDFIYLSTYSIVGLQNIQEFVEAIKKANQRDVLVNIFCRAMNYRNDHIVASQFLAELGCDIFANYDNHSKGIVTENEAMIFTANIDGNHGLTNGFEVGYILNDEQYDDFLNFHKELIYNSNHRFKIRQKRTDLFKTFYKYEIFKKLKPPTIPQEIIISANKEMNIDIEDFKNLPIFYNVSERFTHVTVGHFTYEATFSGNIFSIINKLPFQYNKEKYLLKFYSLILEIN comes from the coding sequence ATGAGTTTCGAAGTTAAACATACTGATGTCCTCAATCAAGGAGCATTTATAAGCATAGAGAGCCAACAATCCATTTATAATTTTTATGATTATGAATCCATTTATTGTACTCATAAAGAAGATAAAAGACTTAAAAATGAGATAATTGAAATTATCGATTCGGCAGAAACAGTACTTAAAATTTGTAGTTTTATAATTACTGATGATGAAATTTTTGAAGTATTAATAGACAAGGCAACATCAACCGATGTTGTTATATTCATATTAACTCAGTTTGATGCTAAAAAAATGACAAGTAGAAGTGATAATTTAGATTTTATCACAGAGGAGGAAATAGCAGAAAAACCAGAAGTAAAACATTTATCAAATATCAAAAAATTATATGATGTAGGTGTTCATGTCAGAGCTTCTGAATCTGCTCATGCAAAGTTTATTATTTCCGATAGAGATAAAGGTTTTATTACTAGCGCAAACCTCACAACTCCATCATTAAATGAAAATATGGAATCTGGGGTGTATATGGATGAAGAGAGTAGTCAAGAATTAGATAAGTTATTTGATATTATCTATCAAAAAGGCACTAATTATACAAAGTTTTTAGATTCTTCTAGTTCAAATAAAATGTTTGTAATAAGTTCAGATGTTGATGATACTTTCGAAAATTTACCTGCCCCTGAGGATTCAAACCTCAGATACACTTTTACGGAAAGTCATACAAATCTTTTAGAACAAATAATTAAATGTATTGATGAAGCAAATGATTTTATTTATTTATCAACTTATAGTATTGTAGGTTTGCAGAATATTCAGGAATTTGTGGAAGCAATTAAAAAAGCAAATCAAAGAGATGTACTAGTGAATATATTTTGTAGAGCAATGAATTATCGTAATGATCATATTGTTGCTTCTCAATTTTTAGCTGAATTAGGATGTGATATTTTTGCAAATTATGACAATCACTCAAAAGGAATTGTTACAGAAAATGAAGCAATGATTTTTACAGCTAATATTGATGGGAATCATGGTTTAACAAATGGTTTTGAGGTTGGATATATATTAAATGATGAACAATATGATGATTTTTTAAACTTTCACAAAGAATTAATTTATAACAGTAATCATAGGTTTAAAATTCGTCAAAAAAGAACAGATTTATTTAAAACCTTTTATAAATACGAAATTTTTAAAAAATTAAAGCCTCCTACAATTCCTCAGGAAATTATAATTTCCGCGAATAAAGAAATGAATATTGATATTGAAGATTTTAAAAATTTACCAATATTTTATAATGTTTCAGAGAGATTTACTCATGTTACAGTGGGGCATTTTACATATGAAGCAACTTTTTCGGGAAACATTTTTAGTATAATAAACAAACTGCCTTTCCAATATAATAAAGAAAAATATTTGTTGAAATTTTACAGCTTAATTTTAGAAATCAATTAA
- a CDS encoding AAA domain-containing protein, producing the protein MAEKRVIRINKVLRELNLSLDRAVDFLKEKDIHIESSPNAKISQKEYKILCNQFSSDKGNKIASLEVSFKLLEKKNTENDLKGEIQSNENYKIIKNDKKLFTPGNVVNVSITKIIAPSQIVTSYVGGFVGRLSVLDISWSLPQGEEVFKKYKIGSNIQVVILKVDEKKKQIILSQKHLVKPLNQTAKWEKITRGEEVNLEIVQNLHKNYIVKTNNLLFGLLNKNVGKDTIKNENFRINAKLNEANLLEFIPIVHQELDESKYEKLIEEHASFIEPELRTFSNFKQSILGNTASKEQLKGIEKGFELDKDIFSKEIDTGVTFYIQFRMSDASYENNFKSQAIPYFLNGEKYNDKNEKILLDKLSNEKYWFKLNTRIDKKNNKENEPNEIIEFTLYNNEINFYGEVIKDNKGKDVKFLIKNFSFGQSFQFASVAKKNNEKYGSFLLNNKVKLVAPNGIIPFDDSQSKFLNYCITKTECFEIYQNLKIESGEILKQEGRTLGIIDKFLEFQIDLLKKDKANSIEIKDFKRVKSNKGNSAIQIPQVVGDRLELAEDNIVNIRVVKDQKKQKISEGVVSIVNDEYQIDFINEINLTNLENGFYIDVKVSTRQFDIQREIIKDFLERKIKIDHIESLLVNPEKVKNPIKKQVTFINEDLQRTKEEQPDNNQIKAVEKAIGNQNIFLIQGPPGTGKTTVIAEIIEQLTKKGEKILVTGQNHVAVDNVLEKISRKPNLNLLRVGNIERIDESLVKYCYENLVEEYKLDFKKFITNQKELTKLLLAFNENNTEFTEQRNRFKDKVYQLAENYNSQKETFIQKHFLLRDNVSNLSEQELIETITILENWENSFSKEYEILLQPFIYNSVDVVFATCIGIKGDKIFRETNFKFDTVIIDEAGKANIAESLVAMELGKKIILVGDQMQLPPYMDSSLLDKNDKNSFPNSIYGYGFTEDEIAHALKTSFFEFIVNRIDVDLFPKDNKEMLNYQHRMHPNIGKFVSESFYGAEVEMGSRTHLNRLNLPAPFDKEIIFFDTSNTSNPYEMKSENAVKNDTEAEYISEFILPELFKNDIDKKNIAIIAPYKFQVSNIKNFIKKSTLCQQKNIDVATLDSFQGKEYDIIIFSFTRASNFSKPTIVNGKKVSNKVGFLDDARRLNVAFSRAKKKLILVGNATTLTDKRSHFDLLFNYTDLFKKLVKLSKNRDIGNFINIANYNSSIKSFKNFYKDYKEGDIVDAKFKTLGKKNNKIFGAFFFVDNIEALLPKSHIPNHQLKYFEGLEKGQTIKLSIYKIDKDQERITLILPLSKTERDSIALSKRNKYWDSIKDNLSVDKTIKAIITKKVEFGYFVKLDNIFDALLHNRQIPENYIVNINDEIEVKIHEIDYNKKQIAVKI; encoded by the coding sequence ATGGCTGAAAAAAGAGTAATTCGTATTAATAAAGTTTTAAGAGAGCTAAATTTATCATTAGATAGAGCTGTAGATTTTTTAAAAGAAAAGGATATTCATATTGAAAGCAGCCCTAATGCAAAAATTTCTCAAAAAGAATATAAAATACTTTGTAATCAATTTTCTTCGGATAAAGGTAATAAGATTGCCTCTCTTGAGGTTTCATTCAAATTATTAGAAAAGAAAAATACGGAAAATGATTTAAAGGGAGAGATTCAAAGTAATGAGAATTATAAAATAATAAAAAACGATAAAAAACTTTTCACGCCTGGTAATGTTGTAAATGTTTCAATAACAAAAATAATAGCCCCTTCTCAAATTGTAACTTCTTATGTAGGAGGATTCGTTGGAAGACTATCGGTTTTAGATATTTCTTGGTCATTACCACAAGGAGAAGAAGTATTTAAAAAATATAAAATTGGCTCCAATATACAAGTAGTTATTTTAAAAGTTGATGAAAAGAAAAAGCAAATCATTCTATCTCAAAAACATTTAGTAAAACCTTTAAATCAAACAGCTAAATGGGAAAAAATAACAAGAGGAGAAGAAGTTAATTTAGAAATTGTACAAAATCTACACAAAAATTACATTGTAAAAACAAACAACTTATTATTTGGTTTACTAAATAAAAATGTTGGAAAAGACACTATAAAAAATGAGAATTTCAGGATAAATGCTAAACTAAATGAAGCAAATTTATTAGAATTCATTCCTATAGTTCATCAGGAATTAGATGAGTCTAAATATGAAAAACTAATTGAAGAACATGCAAGTTTCATTGAACCCGAATTAAGAACATTTTCAAATTTTAAACAATCAATTTTAGGCAACACAGCTTCTAAAGAACAGTTAAAAGGTATTGAAAAAGGTTTTGAATTAGACAAAGATATTTTTAGTAAAGAAATTGATACTGGAGTAACATTTTACATTCAATTTAGAATGAGTGATGCTTCTTATGAAAATAATTTTAAATCTCAAGCCATACCTTATTTTTTAAATGGTGAAAAGTATAACGATAAAAATGAAAAAATACTATTAGATAAATTGTCTAATGAAAAATATTGGTTCAAATTAAATACACGAATCGACAAAAAAAACAATAAAGAGAACGAACCTAATGAGATAATAGAGTTTACTCTATATAATAATGAAATTAATTTTTACGGTGAGGTTATAAAAGATAATAAAGGTAAAGATGTCAAGTTTTTGATTAAGAATTTCAGTTTTGGCCAATCTTTTCAATTTGCTTCTGTAGCAAAAAAGAATAATGAAAAATATGGCTCATTTCTTTTAAATAATAAAGTAAAGTTGGTAGCACCAAATGGTATAATTCCATTTGACGATTCTCAAAGTAAATTTTTAAATTATTGTATTACAAAAACAGAGTGTTTTGAAATTTATCAAAATCTTAAAATAGAATCAGGGGAAATTTTAAAACAAGAAGGAAGAACATTAGGAATCATCGATAAATTTTTAGAGTTTCAAATTGATCTATTAAAAAAAGACAAAGCAAATAGTATAGAAATTAAAGATTTCAAAAGAGTAAAAAGTAATAAAGGTAATAGTGCTATTCAAATTCCTCAGGTAGTAGGAGATAGATTAGAATTAGCAGAGGATAATATTGTTAACATCAGAGTAGTAAAAGACCAAAAAAAACAAAAAATAAGTGAAGGTGTAGTTTCAATAGTAAATGACGAATATCAAATTGATTTTATTAATGAAATAAATTTAACAAATTTAGAAAATGGTTTTTATATTGATGTTAAAGTATCAACGAGACAATTTGATATTCAAAGAGAAATCATCAAAGATTTCTTAGAAAGAAAAATTAAAATTGATCACATAGAATCATTGTTAGTTAATCCTGAAAAGGTAAAAAATCCAATAAAAAAACAGGTTACCTTTATTAATGAAGATTTACAAAGAACAAAAGAAGAACAACCAGATAACAATCAAATCAAAGCTGTTGAAAAAGCTATTGGTAATCAAAATATATTTTTAATACAAGGTCCTCCAGGTACAGGAAAAACAACAGTTATTGCAGAAATCATTGAGCAATTAACTAAAAAAGGAGAAAAAATTTTAGTAACAGGTCAAAATCACGTGGCAGTTGATAATGTTCTTGAAAAAATCTCAAGAAAGCCAAATTTAAATCTTTTGAGAGTAGGAAATATTGAGAGAATTGATGAAAGTTTGGTGAAATATTGTTATGAGAATTTGGTTGAAGAGTATAAATTGGATTTCAAAAAATTTATAACAAATCAAAAAGAGTTAACAAAGTTATTACTAGCATTTAATGAAAATAATACAGAATTTACAGAACAAAGAAATAGGTTTAAAGATAAAGTTTATCAACTAGCCGAAAACTATAATTCACAAAAGGAAACATTTATACAAAAGCATTTTCTTTTACGAGACAATGTATCAAATCTTTCTGAGCAAGAGTTAATTGAAACCATTACAATACTTGAAAACTGGGAAAACTCATTTAGTAAGGAATACGAAATTTTATTACAACCATTTATTTACAATTCTGTAGACGTTGTATTTGCTACTTGTATTGGAATAAAAGGGGATAAGATTTTTAGGGAAACTAATTTCAAATTTGATACGGTTATTATTGATGAAGCAGGTAAAGCAAATATAGCAGAATCATTAGTAGCAATGGAGTTAGGTAAGAAAATAATCCTTGTTGGAGATCAAATGCAATTACCACCATATATGGATAGTTCACTTTTGGATAAAAATGATAAAAATAGCTTTCCAAATTCAATATATGGCTATGGTTTCACCGAAGATGAAATTGCGCATGCTTTAAAGACATCGTTTTTTGAATTTATAGTAAATCGCATTGATGTAGATTTGTTTCCCAAAGACAATAAAGAAATGTTGAATTATCAACATAGAATGCATCCAAATATTGGAAAATTTGTATCAGAATCATTTTATGGTGCTGAAGTAGAAATGGGAAGTAGAACACATCTAAATAGATTAAATTTACCTGCTCCATTTGATAAAGAAATCATATTCTTTGATACTTCAAATACCTCAAATCCTTATGAAATGAAAAGTGAGAATGCAGTAAAAAATGATACTGAAGCAGAATATATATCTGAATTTATTTTGCCTGAATTGTTCAAAAACGATATTGATAAAAAAAATATTGCGATAATAGCTCCTTATAAATTTCAAGTTTCAAATATTAAGAACTTTATAAAGAAATCAACGTTATGCCAACAAAAAAATATTGATGTGGCTACACTAGATTCCTTCCAAGGTAAGGAATATGATATCATTATTTTTAGTTTTACAAGAGCATCAAACTTTTCAAAACCAACAATTGTAAATGGTAAGAAAGTTTCAAATAAAGTTGGCTTTTTAGACGATGCAAGAAGATTGAATGTAGCGTTTAGTAGAGCAAAGAAAAAATTAATTTTAGTTGGAAATGCGACAACATTAACCGATAAACGTTCTCACTTCGACCTTCTTTTTAATTATACAGATTTATTTAAAAAGTTAGTAAAGCTAAGTAAAAATAGAGATATTGGAAACTTCATAAACATTGCTAATTATAATAGTAGTATAAAATCATTCAAAAATTTTTATAAAGATTACAAGGAAGGAGATATTGTAGATGCAAAATTTAAAACATTAGGTAAAAAAAATAATAAAATTTTTGGAGCTTTTTTCTTTGTTGATAATATTGAAGCACTATTACCAAAATCACATATCCCAAATCATCAATTAAAATATTTTGAAGGTTTGGAGAAAGGGCAAACTATCAAATTATCGATATATAAAATAGATAAAGATCAAGAAAGGATAACGTTAATATTACCATTATCTAAAACGGAAAGAGATAGTATTGCTTTGAGTAAGAGAAATAAGTATTGGGATTCAATAAAAGATAATCTTTCTGTAGACAAAACTATTAAAGCAATAATTACAAAGAAAGTCGAATTCGGTTATTTTGTCAAATTAGATAACATTTTTGATGCATTACTTCACAATCGACAAATTCCAGAGAATTACATTGTGAATATAAATGATGAAATTGAAGTCAAAATCCATGAAATAGATTACAATAAAAAACAAATAGCGGTAAAAATATAA
- a CDS encoding PD-(D/E)XK motif protein — protein sequence MQSIFKIFQNLKNETPSKTDGFIIANLPKIKNHKIGLSNDGLPLFFIKCENETNEKALDYNLESISIQFNQKCQLLSNDKKVADGIYTIIALKTDSIDLQEYFLNILYFVLLKLPAIANLKELKIEVEKLISLFNKFSRLPTKTIQGLWAELLVIEQSSNPEYLIKAWHFSSTDKFDFNDGIDKIEVKSTAKSRRIHSFSMEQLNPNKNSKLIIASIFAVETGKGKTILNLVKLIDEKVKNKEVMFRINEVLLDTLGRDFEKTFEHYFDYQLAIDSLAFFDSEIVPKIDASSIKQEISNIHFDCDLSKIQETKKIKTNSFLHKALFKS from the coding sequence ATGCAATCTATTTTTAAAATATTTCAAAATTTAAAAAATGAAACTCCTAGTAAAACAGATGGTTTCATTATTGCTAATTTACCAAAAATAAAAAACCATAAAATTGGATTGTCTAATGATGGATTGCCTTTATTTTTTATTAAATGCGAAAATGAAACTAATGAAAAAGCATTGGATTATAATTTAGAATCTATATCTATTCAATTTAATCAAAAATGTCAATTACTATCAAATGATAAAAAAGTTGCAGATGGCATTTATACAATAATTGCACTGAAAACAGATTCGATAGATTTACAAGAATATTTTTTAAATATTTTGTACTTTGTTTTATTAAAACTACCTGCAATAGCAAATTTAAAAGAACTTAAAATAGAGGTTGAAAAATTAATAAGTTTATTCAATAAATTCTCAAGGTTACCAACAAAAACAATCCAAGGACTTTGGGCAGAACTCTTAGTTATTGAACAGTCGAGTAATCCAGAATACTTGATTAAAGCATGGCATTTTTCATCAACTGATAAATTTGATTTCAATGATGGCATTGATAAAATAGAGGTTAAAAGCACAGCAAAAAGCAGAAGAATTCATAGTTTTTCTATGGAACAATTAAATCCTAATAAAAATTCAAAACTCATTATAGCTTCTATATTCGCAGTTGAAACAGGAAAGGGGAAAACTATTCTTAATCTTGTAAAATTAATTGACGAAAAAGTAAAAAACAAAGAAGTCATGTTTAGGATTAACGAAGTACTTTTAGATACGTTGGGTAGAGATTTTGAAAAAACATTTGAACACTATTTTGATTATCAACTTGCTATAGATTCTCTAGCGTTTTTTGATAGTGAGATTGTTCCAAAAATAGATGCCTCATCAATTAAACAAGAAATCTCTAATATTCATTTTGATTGTGACTTATCAAAAATACAGGAAACAAAAAAGATAAAAACAAATTCTTTTTTGCATAAAGCTTTATTTAAATCTTAA
- a CDS encoding Fic family protein yields MENNIPIHLQEIIFATSDTALNRQLSKLEKEGQIKKIAPRIYSSNLNESEDIIIKRNIFSILGKLYPGAVLSHRSALEFKPTAANQIFVTYTYTKKIELPGITIRFMEGSPAIEGDNPFAGELFVAQQERAFLENMQTSRQVGPTSKTLTLPEIENKLEQIVQVKGEEGLNQFRDKAREIAEKLEMQSEFEKLNKLISALLTTKPSKILTSPIAVARALGNPYDKHRIELFEKLFIELQQQPYKDRKDINTETSAFRNFAFFEAYFSNYIEGTIFEIEEAKSIIQTETPIPNRDEDSHDILGTYKLVSNQKEMATTPPNSEELLNILQYRHQILLAARTSKKPGQFKDKNNRAGETHFVDHTLVKGTLIKGFDYYQALQEPFAKAAYIMFMISEIHPFLDGNGRIARVMMNAELVKANQTRIIIPTVYRDDYLGALRRLTRNGDPAVYIRMLQRAQEFSSTLVATEMEALENQLTKSNAFKEHDEAKLKIITL; encoded by the coding sequence ATGGAAAATAATATCCCAATCCACTTACAAGAAATCATTTTTGCAACAAGCGATACTGCTTTAAATAGGCAATTAAGTAAATTGGAAAAAGAAGGGCAAATTAAAAAAATTGCACCACGTATCTATTCTTCAAATCTTAATGAATCAGAAGATATAATTATTAAACGAAACATCTTTTCCATTTTGGGTAAGTTGTATCCAGGAGCGGTGTTAAGTCATCGTTCTGCTTTAGAATTTAAACCAACAGCGGCGAATCAAATTTTTGTTACCTATACCTATACCAAAAAAATTGAACTTCCTGGAATTACAATTCGTTTTATGGAAGGAAGCCCTGCAATTGAAGGCGATAACCCATTCGCTGGCGAACTATTTGTAGCGCAACAAGAAAGAGCTTTTCTAGAAAACATGCAAACGTCTCGACAAGTAGGACCAACTTCCAAAACGCTTACACTACCCGAAATCGAAAACAAACTAGAGCAAATCGTTCAAGTAAAAGGAGAAGAAGGGCTAAATCAATTCAGAGACAAAGCCAGAGAAATAGCAGAAAAACTGGAAATGCAATCGGAGTTTGAAAAACTAAACAAACTAATAAGCGCTTTATTAACAACAAAACCTTCAAAAATACTTACTTCACCAATTGCTGTAGCAAGAGCATTAGGAAATCCATATGACAAACACAGAATAGAGTTGTTTGAAAAATTATTTATAGAATTACAGCAACAACCCTATAAAGACCGAAAAGATATAAATACAGAAACAAGTGCGTTTAGAAACTTTGCTTTCTTTGAAGCGTATTTTTCAAACTATATCGAAGGCACTATTTTTGAAATAGAAGAAGCCAAAAGCATCATTCAAACTGAAACCCCAATTCCAAATCGTGATGAAGATTCTCATGACATTTTAGGAACCTACAAATTAGTAAGCAATCAAAAGGAAATGGCTACAACGCCACCAAATTCAGAGGAATTGTTGAATATTTTACAGTACAGACATCAAATACTTTTAGCAGCCAGAACTTCAAAAAAGCCTGGTCAATTCAAAGATAAAAACAACCGTGCGGGAGAAACACATTTTGTTGACCATACCTTAGTAAAAGGAACTTTAATAAAGGGGTTTGACTATTATCAAGCATTACAAGAACCATTTGCCAAAGCAGCTTACATCATGTTTATGATAAGCGAAATACACCCATTCTTAGATGGAAACGGTAGAATAGCAAGAGTAATGATGAATGCCGAATTAGTGAAAGCAAACCAAACAAGAATCATAATTCCAACAGTTTACCGCGATGATTATTTGGGAGCATTAAGAAGACTAACAAGAAACGGTGATCCAGCAGTTTATATCAGGATGTTACAAAGAGCGCAAGAATTCAGCTCAACACTAGTAGCTACTGAAATGGAAGCATTGGAAAATCAGCTTACCAAAAGCAACGCCTTCAAAGAACACGACGAAGCTAAACTGAAAATTATAACATTGTAA
- a CDS encoding helix-turn-helix domain-containing protein, with the protein MENPFELIMERLDRIEKAISNLKTDNSIVAEPKPMNLKEVVAYMGTSTSAIYKLTSTAEIPHYKLGKKLFFKKEEIDEWIYANKVKTRQDIENEANEYIARKRNPFR; encoded by the coding sequence ATGGAAAATCCTTTTGAGTTAATAATGGAAAGATTAGATAGAATTGAAAAAGCAATATCCAATCTAAAAACAGATAATAGTATTGTAGCAGAACCCAAACCAATGAATTTAAAAGAAGTAGTTGCCTATATGGGGACTTCTACATCTGCAATTTATAAGTTAACATCAACTGCAGAAATCCCACATTACAAATTAGGTAAAAAGCTATTTTTTAAAAAAGAAGAGATAGATGAATGGATATATGCAAATAAAGTCAAAACAAGACAAGACATAGAAAATGAAGCCAATGAATACATTGCTCGAAAACGAAATCCTTTTAGATAA